The Candidatus Flexicrinis affinis genome has a segment encoding these proteins:
- a CDS encoding nucleoside hydrolase: MNWRGLTITLLVLVLTMVPAYAQSAETTVPLIIDTDMAQDDWMAIAFLLQSPAVDVRAVTIAGTGEAHCDPGVRNAMNLLETLGHGDIPVACGREAPLQGEHTFPAVWRSHVDTMAGLSLAANPRDAVQISAVELIAETVEERAAPVTLLTLGPLTNVADFLRSRPDLIGQISHVVVMGGAVHVMGNLTPYVQHNYRGEWNIYVDPLAAAEVVESGVPVTLVPLDATNDARVTVDFVRRLELDRRTVAADFVYDVLVASLPFISSGGYYFWDPMAAAVISDPQVVQIVEEGVTVVTKEGTESGRTAPDPDGNVVRVAVASDAGRFEQVFLNTLNGRDPLAVLADTDTSARIGDSTSTMTPIASIDDLVGTWKWTGPFHFRFTADARFMVSQAYDGLDDETPEDFGTYTLQGNVLTLLSSESSLYCPSAEASTYHVYRTVIDELAFVLEYDACDARRAPSTAPQVFASVDATGQPVRFPARTFVVGDYTQTFYPDGTYEFYVGDSLMVISTYEIRGDRLLWQSTGVCANSQIPVTEYTWAFDGTTLTLEPVEKDPCADRDTLMHLPYTRK; this comes from the coding sequence ATGAACTGGCGTGGCCTGACGATTACGCTGCTCGTACTGGTTCTCACGATGGTCCCGGCATACGCTCAATCAGCCGAGACCACTGTTCCCCTCATCATCGACACCGACATGGCGCAGGACGACTGGATGGCGATCGCCTTCCTCCTTCAGTCGCCTGCGGTCGATGTGCGGGCCGTCACGATTGCCGGCACAGGGGAGGCGCACTGCGACCCCGGCGTCCGCAACGCGATGAACCTGCTCGAAACCCTCGGCCACGGAGACATTCCCGTAGCTTGTGGGCGTGAAGCGCCGCTGCAAGGCGAGCACACGTTCCCCGCAGTGTGGCGCTCGCACGTGGATACCATGGCTGGGCTGAGCCTCGCAGCGAATCCGCGCGACGCGGTCCAGATCAGCGCTGTTGAACTGATCGCGGAGACTGTGGAGGAACGCGCCGCCCCAGTAACCTTACTCACGCTCGGCCCGCTTACGAACGTCGCAGACTTCTTGCGTTCGCGGCCCGACCTTATTGGACAGATTTCACACGTTGTCGTCATGGGTGGGGCTGTCCACGTGATGGGAAATCTGACCCCATACGTACAACACAACTACCGTGGCGAATGGAACATCTACGTCGATCCTCTGGCGGCAGCCGAAGTGGTCGAATCCGGTGTGCCGGTAACTCTTGTCCCGCTTGACGCCACCAACGATGCACGAGTCACCGTGGATTTCGTGCGCCGGCTAGAACTGGATCGACGGACTGTAGCCGCCGACTTCGTTTACGACGTGCTGGTCGCGAGCCTACCGTTCATATCCTCAGGTGGCTATTACTTTTGGGATCCGATGGCTGCGGCAGTCATAAGCGATCCACAGGTCGTTCAAATTGTAGAGGAGGGTGTAACGGTCGTCACGAAAGAAGGCACGGAATCGGGACGAACGGCACCGGACCCCGATGGCAATGTGGTCAGGGTCGCCGTCGCTTCGGATGCAGGCCGGTTCGAGCAGGTCTTCCTGAACACGCTCAACGGTAGAGATCCGCTCGCTGTCCTTGCAGATACCGACACATCGGCTCGGATCGGCGATAGCACCTCGACAATGACGCCGATTGCCTCGATTGACGACTTGGTCGGAACGTGGAAGTGGACCGGACCGTTCCATTTCCGTTTCACCGCCGACGCTAGATTCATGGTGAGTCAGGCTTACGACGGGCTGGATGACGAAACTCCCGAGGACTTTGGGACCTACACGCTTCAAGGCAACGTGCTCACGCTGCTCAGCAGTGAATCGTCGCTTTACTGCCCGAGCGCTGAGGCGAGCACATACCATGTCTATCGCACAGTGATTGACGAGCTTGCGTTCGTATTGGAGTACGATGCGTGTGATGCACGCCGCGCTCCGTCCACAGCGCCACAGGTTTTCGCGTCGGTCGATGCGACTGGACAACCGGTTCGCTTCCCGGCACGTACGTTTGTCGTAGGAGACTACACGCAGACGTTCTATCCGGACGGAACGTACGAGTTCTATGTGGGCGACTCGTTGATGGTCATATCGACATACGAAATTCGAGGTGATCGCCTGTTGTGGCAGAGCACAGGAGTCTGCGCGAATTCGCAAATACCTGTCACGGAGTATACGTGGGCCTTCGACGGCACGACGCTGACACTAGAGCCGGTCGAGAAAGACCCTTGTGCGGACAGGGATACATTGATGCATCTGCCTTACACGCGGAAATAA
- a CDS encoding TlpA family protein disulfide reductase → MTYLRLFVLIVFMFTVAACSPTAPGGTSPTTAPTPTTSAPTEVPATDAPTDAPAPTDAPAANLPAWQTIPLVDARTGETFTLSDFAGKTVYVEPMATWCTNCRQQMRNLRDAIATLGTDDYVYIGLSVETNISASTLANYADNQDFDWTFAVLSPEALVALTDAFGRTISNPPSTPHFVIRPDLSAGELQAGRIKSADELVDELTAASGA, encoded by the coding sequence GTGACATATTTGCGACTCTTCGTCCTGATCGTATTCATGTTTACCGTCGCGGCATGCAGCCCGACTGCCCCCGGCGGTACTTCACCGACCACTGCTCCAACCCCCACGACATCGGCCCCGACGGAAGTTCCTGCCACCGACGCGCCCACGGACGCGCCCGCTCCGACCGACGCCCCGGCAGCAAACTTGCCCGCGTGGCAGACGATCCCGCTGGTCGACGCGCGCACGGGCGAGACGTTTACCTTGTCCGACTTCGCCGGCAAGACCGTTTATGTCGAGCCGATGGCGACGTGGTGCACCAACTGCCGGCAGCAAATGCGTAACCTGCGCGACGCCATCGCCACGCTTGGCACCGATGACTACGTGTACATCGGGCTGAGCGTCGAAACGAACATCTCGGCATCCACGTTGGCAAACTATGCCGACAATCAGGACTTCGACTGGACGTTTGCCGTCTTGTCGCCGGAAGCGCTGGTTGCGCTGACCGACGCGTTCGGTCGCACAATCTCCAACCCGCCCTCGACGCCGCACTTTGTCATCCGGCCCGATCTGAGCGCGGGCGAGTTGCAGGCGGGCCGCATCAAATCGGCCGACGAGCTGGTCGACGAGTTAACGGCCGCCAGCGGAGCCTAG
- a CDS encoding restriction endonuclease subunit S yields the protein MSSVPPGWTIERFGDHIEFAQNGFSRRETVSEFGPIVLRIANITGGRISLHEISQYEMTDEELSTYRLKPGDLLFVRVNGSAQYIGRCALVGNWSVPMAFDENIIRLRAAKTYSPKFLYYLLSSPLVRSRLLAEINWSTGGQFTISQPILKSLKLPLPPLPEQRKIAAILSTWDEAIGTVEALIAALKRRKQGLMQRLLTGEVRFPGFTEPWREVRLGEALAQVQRPTRTSTDGSYRLIGVRWYVAGVHIHDTRDGGDIVTASLSQVRTDDITYNKMWVSKAAFGVVPQEYDGAFCTSEYPLFRAESDYLVTDYMGYLFFDRKFQKVATDLCRGTTGRVRLDPADFLRIEVLLPRPDEQVMITNLLKSVDETIQGREVYLSRLREQKRGLMQRLLTGDVRVKV from the coding sequence ATGAGTAGCGTACCGCCAGGCTGGACAATCGAGCGGTTTGGCGATCACATTGAGTTCGCTCAAAACGGCTTCAGTCGCCGCGAGACCGTGTCAGAATTTGGCCCGATAGTCCTTCGGATTGCCAACATTACCGGCGGTCGGATTTCACTCCATGAGATAAGCCAATATGAGATGACCGATGAGGAGCTCAGTACATATCGTCTGAAGCCCGGCGATCTGCTGTTCGTTCGCGTTAACGGCAGTGCGCAATACATTGGCCGGTGTGCACTCGTGGGCAATTGGAGTGTGCCGATGGCCTTTGATGAAAACATTATTCGGCTGAGAGCTGCAAAGACATACTCGCCCAAGTTCCTCTACTACCTTCTCAGCAGCCCGCTAGTACGGTCCAGGCTCTTGGCCGAAATCAACTGGAGTACTGGCGGCCAATTCACAATTAGCCAGCCAATTCTGAAGTCGCTGAAGCTCCCCCTCCCGCCCCTCCCCGAGCAGCGGAAGATCGCGGCGATCCTCAGCACGTGGGACGAGGCGATCGGGACGGTCGAGGCGCTCATCGCCGCGCTGAAACGCCGCAAACAGGGGCTCATGCAGCGCCTGCTCACCGGCGAGGTGCGCTTTCCGGGGTTCACCGAGCCGTGGCGGGAGGTTCGGTTGGGGGAAGCATTGGCTCAAGTACAAAGACCAACTCGAACTTCAACTGACGGATCCTATCGATTGATAGGTGTCCGATGGTACGTTGCTGGAGTTCATATTCATGATACTAGGGATGGCGGTGATATCGTTACAGCGTCCCTGAGTCAGGTCAGAACTGATGACATTACTTACAACAAGATGTGGGTATCGAAGGCAGCGTTTGGAGTCGTTCCGCAAGAATATGACGGCGCTTTCTGCACGTCAGAATATCCACTATTTCGAGCAGAATCCGACTATTTGGTTACGGACTACATGGGCTACCTCTTTTTTGATCGCAAGTTTCAAAAGGTGGCAACTGATCTATGTCGAGGCACCACCGGCAGAGTTCGCCTTGACCCTGCCGATTTCCTCAGGATAGAGGTGCTACTACCTAGACCCGATGAGCAGGTGATGATCACAAACTTGCTAAAGTCGGTCGATGAAACAATTCAAGGTCGCGAAGTCTATTTGAGCCGCCTCCGCGAACAGAAGCGCGGGTTGATGCAGCGGCTGCTCACGGGTGATGTGCGGGTGAAGGTGTGA
- a CDS encoding DUF91 domain-containing protein, translating to MGDIKLFDLTGGTVRELQGSPVAVEKSLQTLIETHLETFLGIRFVASEYITGKTHGGRIDTLGLDENGFPVIIEYKRALNENVINQGLFYLDWLLDHKAEFEKVVAGRLGGDAAAGIDWSSPRLLCIAGDFTRYDEHAVLQIGRNIELIRYRRYGATHLLLELVNAITTLSTRQVTAQPSPTVNSSGNNAARKKTVSDYLEQSPDTLKDLYQQLRDFAMSLGDEVQLREKQEYHAYRRLRNFLCVIVHPRDHRLVLMLKVNPDTVELEDGFTKDVRGTGEYSGDLEVRIYDAAGLERAKPLILKSYEIS from the coding sequence ATGGGTGACATCAAGCTGTTCGACCTGACAGGCGGAACCGTACGCGAATTGCAGGGCAGCCCGGTCGCGGTCGAGAAGTCGCTGCAAACGCTGATCGAGACTCATCTGGAGACGTTTCTCGGCATCCGCTTCGTCGCGTCGGAGTACATCACCGGCAAGACGCACGGCGGGCGCATCGACACGCTCGGCCTCGATGAGAACGGCTTCCCGGTCATCATCGAGTACAAGCGCGCGCTCAACGAGAACGTCATCAATCAAGGGCTTTTCTATCTCGATTGGCTGCTCGATCACAAGGCGGAGTTCGAAAAGGTGGTCGCGGGCCGCCTCGGCGGTGACGCGGCCGCCGGCATCGACTGGAGCAGCCCGCGCCTGCTGTGCATCGCCGGAGACTTCACGCGCTACGATGAGCACGCCGTCCTTCAGATCGGCCGCAACATCGAGCTGATCCGCTACCGGCGCTATGGCGCTACGCATCTGCTGCTGGAGCTGGTCAACGCGATTACGACCCTGTCGACGCGCCAAGTCACGGCTCAACCCTCTCCAACGGTGAACTCTTCCGGCAACAATGCAGCCCGCAAGAAGACCGTTTCCGATTACCTCGAACAGTCACCCGACACCCTCAAAGACCTGTATCAACAGCTCCGCGACTTCGCGATGTCTCTCGGAGACGAAGTTCAACTGCGTGAGAAGCAGGAGTATCACGCGTATCGGCGGCTACGGAATTTCCTGTGTGTCATCGTTCATCCGCGTGACCACCGGCTTGTGCTGATGCTTAAGGTCAATCCCGACACGGTCGAGCTTGAAGACGGGTTCACGAAGGACGTGCGCGGCACGGGGGAATACAGCGGCGATCTGGAAGTGCGCATCTATGATGCAGCCGGCCTCGAACGCGCCAAGCCGCTCATCCTCAAGAGCTACGAAATCAGTTAG